In Planctomycetota bacterium, one genomic interval encodes:
- a CDS encoding SBBP repeat-containing protein — MRQSLSLLLLTIIILAGASIYAESPASDSDINIRKEASSLQIPFIQNEGQIASDDVRFYTKLFNGTVFITDKGDLVYRVLYPKDYIGADAITACFENDILLSRNNLDFAEASPAQYVSETIRETFVTNPDKSGINVRGLSRAQTYVNYIIIDSPKNSRDNIPTYNLISLGEAWKGVTVNLKANPKNIEKLFIISPAGNPESIKISLDGAEQISLNESGELEIKTLKGVINFTRPFAYQETANEKKPVEVSYRLINKTTYGFIVGNYDKTIPLIIDPLLASTYIGGTSADVSNGIAKDTAGNVFIVGYTGSGYPTTAGVYQASYTFATDAFVSKFNSDISALLASTFIGSQSFRSEYGYALTIDSSGNVFVTGAVGTSTATPGSPATAGAYDTTFNGSGASGWDAFVAKLNNNLTSAGFAFTFLGGTGDDRGYGIATDRNNNVFVCGLTTSSNFPAVGGPYTTYGGGTQEGFVARFNNNLTTAGFASTFLGGSQADICFGIATDSADNVIVTGGTLSPDFPTVPLVAQIGSSDVFVTKFTNSLTSTLYSTRFGGTLYDVGYGIAVGRANNIHITGETNSLNFPISFTGGSTIFVGVIDAFVTKLSPSLNIIGSRYMGGSGSDIGWSIAVAPFAGQIYLTGYTASLNFPIYPANPLPVDNTIGGTSDIFVARLDSELILVASTYLGGSGAESGTTVPGRAGITADNSGNMLVTAVTTSSDFPLSNPITTPYNGSAYTAAGDIFVCRITPNLRSGTAATTSALAEPIISFPLNLSPNVANPPILQWLAPSNALGTITYWVYLSTDAYPLTLIYTGPDSTYVPSVNYETSYYWYIVASDGSGRVSWTPVYQFIVEVDPLLTSGSSGGMLFGPDAFTKPLGQCFIATAVYGSPTHPNVLTLKKFRDNRLLTNHAGRHLVRWYYKISPPIAEHLKHSPFQASLVKTALSPIVYTIRYPVLTAIAVIILMLLSGWLLALKLRRNATFQA, encoded by the coding sequence ATGAGGCAGAGTTTATCCTTGTTACTGCTGACGATAATTATCTTGGCCGGCGCCTCTATCTACGCGGAGAGCCCGGCATCGGATTCTGATATTAACATCAGGAAAGAAGCCTCGTCTCTCCAAATCCCTTTTATCCAGAATGAAGGACAGATCGCGTCGGATGACGTCAGATTTTACACCAAACTCTTCAACGGCACGGTTTTCATCACCGACAAGGGCGATTTGGTTTACCGCGTCCTCTACCCCAAGGATTACATCGGAGCCGATGCCATAACGGCTTGCTTTGAGAATGATATTCTTCTGTCCCGGAATAATCTGGATTTCGCCGAGGCTTCGCCGGCCCAGTATGTATCTGAAACTATCAGAGAAACATTCGTCACCAATCCTGACAAATCAGGCATTAATGTCCGGGGATTAAGCCGCGCCCAGACCTACGTGAACTATATCATAATTGATTCCCCAAAAAACTCGCGCGATAACATCCCCACCTATAACCTAATTTCTTTAGGCGAGGCGTGGAAAGGCGTTACGGTTAACCTTAAAGCGAACCCCAAGAATATAGAAAAACTTTTCATTATCAGCCCGGCTGGCAATCCGGAATCCATCAAGATATCCCTGGATGGCGCAGAACAGATCTCATTGAACGAATCAGGTGAGTTGGAGATAAAAACACTCAAAGGGGTGATAAACTTCACCCGGCCGTTTGCCTACCAGGAAACAGCCAATGAAAAAAAGCCGGTCGAGGTGTCTTACAGACTGATTAATAAAACTACTTACGGTTTTATCGTGGGTAATTACGACAAGACAATTCCCCTGATTATTGACCCGCTGTTGGCTTCCACTTATATCGGCGGCACTTCGGCCGATGTAAGCAACGGCATTGCCAAAGATACCGCAGGCAATGTTTTTATCGTGGGTTATACCGGATCGGGTTATCCGACCACAGCCGGCGTTTACCAGGCATCTTATACCTTTGCCACTGATGCGTTCGTTTCCAAATTTAATAGCGACATCTCGGCTCTTCTGGCATCAACCTTTATAGGCTCTCAATCATTCAGGTCTGAATACGGATATGCCCTTACGATTGACAGTTCAGGCAATGTCTTTGTTACCGGCGCGGTAGGCACAAGCACAGCAACCCCCGGGTCCCCGGCCACAGCCGGCGCTTATGATACCACTTTCAATGGTTCTGGTGCTAGCGGTTGGGATGCCTTTGTGGCAAAATTGAATAATAACCTGACCTCAGCCGGATTTGCCTTTACGTTCTTAGGCGGAACAGGCGATGACCGAGGTTACGGGATAGCCACGGACAGGAATAATAACGTTTTTGTCTGCGGCCTGACCACGAGTTCTAATTTCCCGGCAGTAGGCGGTCCATATACCACTTATGGCGGCGGCACTCAGGAAGGCTTTGTGGCCAGATTCAATAACAACCTTACGACCGCCGGGTTTGCTTCCACCTTCCTGGGCGGTTCGCAGGCCGATATCTGCTTCGGGATAGCTACTGATTCTGCCGATAATGTGATAGTCACCGGCGGGACTCTTTCACCTGATTTCCCGACCGTGCCCCTGGTGGCTCAGATTGGCTCGTCTGACGTATTCGTCACCAAGTTCACTAACAGCCTGACGTCTACTTTGTATTCCACCAGATTCGGAGGGACGCTATACGACGTCGGCTATGGTATTGCGGTAGGCCGGGCCAATAATATCCATATAACCGGCGAGACGAATTCCTTGAATTTTCCTATTAGCTTTACCGGCGGCAGCACGATCTTTGTCGGAGTAATAGACGCCTTTGTCACTAAATTAAGTCCGTCACTGAATATTATCGGTTCGAGATACATGGGAGGCAGCGGTTCGGACATCGGCTGGTCTATTGCGGTGGCGCCTTTTGCCGGGCAGATTTACTTGACCGGCTACACCGCATCCCTGAACTTCCCCATTTATCCGGCCAATCCGCTTCCGGTTGATAACACAATCGGAGGGACATCGGATATCTTTGTCGCCCGCCTGGATAGTGAGCTTATCCTGGTGGCTTCCACTTACCTGGGAGGCTCCGGCGCAGAATCCGGCACGACCGTCCCGGGCAGGGCCGGAATAACAGCCGATAATTCAGGCAATATGCTGGTGACAGCCGTTACCACCTCTTCCGACTTCCCGCTTTCCAATCCCATTACTACCCCTTATAACGGAAGCGCCTATACAGCCGCCGGCGATATTTTTGTCTGCCGGATAACACCTAATTTGCGGAGTGGCACGGCAGCAACCACATCTGCCTTGGCTGAACCGATTATTAGTTTTCCGCTTAACCTATCCCCTAACGTAGCGAACCCGCCGATATTACAATGGTTAGCGCCTTCAAATGCCCTGGGAACGATAACCTACTGGGTTTATCTCTCAACTGACGCTTACCCGTTAACTCTGATTTATACCGGACCGGATTCAACCTATGTCCCTTCGGTCAACTATGAAACATCTTACTATTGGTATATAGTGGCGTCGGATGGTTCAGGCCGGGTAAGTTGGACGCCGGTATATCAATTTATCGTAGAGGTCGACCCCTTACTAACCAGCGGGAGCAGCGGAGGGATGTTGTTCGGACCTGATGCCTTCACCAAGCCCCTCGGGCAATGTTTTATCGCCACAGCGGTTTACGGCAGCCCGACTCATCCTAACGTTCTAACATTAAAGAAATTCAGGGATAACCGTCTTTTGACCAATCACGCCGGAAGACACCTTGTCAGGTGGTACTATAAAATCAGCCCGCCTATTGCTGAACATCTTAAACATTCGCCATTTCAGGCATCCCTGGTTAAAACCGCCTTATCACCGATAGTATATACTATAAGATATCCTGTTTTAACGGCAATCGCAGTTATAATACTAATGTTGCTATCCGGATGGTTATTAGCCCTTAAGTTAAGACGTAACGCAACCTTTCAAGCTTAA